CGCGCCGCTCGCGAACGTACTGATCGCACTCACCAAGAACACCACGGTGGCGGCGACCATCGGCGTGGCCGAAGCGGCCCTGCTGATGAAGGAAATGGTCGAGAACGAGGCGGACGCGCTCTTCGCCGTCTTCGGGATCTTCGCCCTCGGCTTCTGTCTGCTGACCCTGCCCACCGGGCTGGTACTGGGCTGGGTGGCCAAGCGAGTGGCGGTGAAGCGATGACCTCCGTGCTGTACGACGTCCCGGGCCCCAAGGCCAAGGCGCGCAACTGGATCTACACCGGCATCTTCCTGGTGCTCTTCGCGCTCGCCGCCTGGTGGATCCTGTCCGTCATGGCCGACAAGCACCAGCTCGACGCCGACAAGTGGACCCCCTTCGTCACCGACGGCAGGATCTGGACCACCTTCCTGATCCCCGGCCTGCTGGAGACCCTCAAGGCCGGCGCGATCGCCATGGTGATCGCCCTGCCGCTGGGCGCCCTGCTGGGCGTCGGCCGGCTCTCGGACCACGCCTGGGTGCGCGTCCCGGTCGGCGCGGTCGTCGAGTTCTTCCGCGCCATCCCGGTGCTGATGCTGATGATCTTCGGGTCGGCCTTCTTCGTGAAGTTCGTCCCCGCCGTGTCCTCCGACTTCCGGCCGCTCTACGCGGTGATCACCGGCCTGGTCCTGTACAACGCCGCCGTCATCGCCGAGATCGTCCGGGCGGGCGTGCTCTCCCTGCCGCGCGGCCAGACCGACGCCGCCAAGGCGATCGGCATGCGCAAGGGCCAGACCATGGTCCACGTGCTGATCCCGCAGGCCGTCACGGCCATGCTGCCGGCCCTGGTCAGCCAGCTCGTGGTGATCCTCAAGGACACCGCGCTCGGCGGCTCGCTGCTCGGCCTCACCGAACTGCTGGCCACGAACCGGCAGATCTCGGCGAACTACAGCAACACCATCGCCACGCTCGTGGTGATCGCCCTGATCTACATCGCGGTGAACTTCGCCCTCACCAGCTTCGCCTCCTGGCTGGAGGGGCGGCTGCGCAAGTCGAAGAAGAGCACCGGCGCGGTGGTCGGCGTGGCCGAGGTCAGCGACCTGGCCACCGGCGCGGCGGCGACGGGCTGACCTGACCGGGCCCGGCCGACCGGCCGCCGGAGGGCTGACATAGGGTCAGCCATAGTGCGTAGCCCGTGTGGTGCGGCGGAATCCTCCGCCGCACCACACAGTGCTGTCCGGGCCGGTGTCACTTGACGCCGGAA
The Streptomyces sp. NBC_00091 genome window above contains:
- a CDS encoding amino acid ABC transporter permease, which encodes MTSVLYDVPGPKAKARNWIYTGIFLVLFALAAWWILSVMADKHQLDADKWTPFVTDGRIWTTFLIPGLLETLKAGAIAMVIALPLGALLGVGRLSDHAWVRVPVGAVVEFFRAIPVLMLMIFGSAFFVKFVPAVSSDFRPLYAVITGLVLYNAAVIAEIVRAGVLSLPRGQTDAAKAIGMRKGQTMVHVLIPQAVTAMLPALVSQLVVILKDTALGGSLLGLTELLATNRQISANYSNTIATLVVIALIYIAVNFALTSFASWLEGRLRKSKKSTGAVVGVAEVSDLATGAAATG